A region of the Carya illinoinensis cultivar Pawnee chromosome 16, C.illinoinensisPawnee_v1, whole genome shotgun sequence genome:
TTGGATATTACCAACCCGGAACCTAAAaccaaatataattatactttaGGCGAATTGGCAAAAAATCTTGATTCAATCCAAAGGAGGACGAAACATAACTTCCCTGTAAAAGATTGATAACAATACTTAAAGTAGCGGAATGATAGAGTGAATAACAACTTCATTAAAATGACATCCATACACCCAAGATTGAGATTCTGCAATCTGCAATCTATTACCAAGCTCAACAAAATTGCATGAACAAGAAGCACATCTAAGTATAGTGCAGTGAAAAGTATTTAGCTGGATCAGGTGACATGGTATTCTTTCACTCCTCCTCAGACTTTGCATAGCATTGACCGAAGAAAATAATGCTTAGCACAATCATGTGTGAAGCTGTCTGTGGTCTCAATATCTATGTCACTCTACCAAGCTCAGGTCAATGCTCTCCAGCTGACCCTCCTCCCCATCTCTTCACACGGCTCTCTGCTTCTTCAGCCTGCAAATTTGTATTGATAGGGTGACAATTATTCGTTTCGGTTCGGTTACAAACAATGAATAATTTTAGGATTCTAAAGTTATAGAGAATGCAGAAgagtatatatagatattaactTACTTCTTTTGTCCAGTTAGTTATTGAAGTGATCACTACCAAGATTATGGTTTGCAGAACAATACCCCCAATCATCCCTGACCAAATACCCTGCAATTGGAAGAAGTGGAAATAAGGCAAGGGGAAAAAGGTTCAAGAACAAGTGAGATTAACTTGCTTTAAAACTCGGTAAATCATTTCTCAAATGGGTGTAGTACTTGTCTTGCTGCATTGTAAAATCTCAGCCTTTGAAACACAGATtcagagaaaaaaagttgaataaagaaAAGCCAAATGGTTCTAGTAACTCACCTCCGCTCCAAAACCAAATGTGAATCCCAGGACTATGCCAGCAGGCAATCCAACAATGTAGTAGCATCCGATGTTGATGTAAGCTACAATGGCTTGCCATCCGGCTCCAACAGCAACACCTTAACCACCACCACCAGTAGGGAAAATAAATTAGTTACTGCAGAAACTTTATTTTCGAATCCATGACACGAGGTTGGGTAAATGATATGTGACCCTGGTTGTTTGCCTGCAAGATGTGTTTCCTTCTACTTACCTGATAAGACTGGTTGAAGGCTGTTTAGAAGTACTGTGATTCCGAGCAAGATAGCAAGGTGGGTAGTTTCCTCACCAACAGCTTCACTGGTGGTGAAAAGGTAAGGGAAGTAGTCCCTTGTTGCATATACTACAGCCATGCAAATAACCCCTATGGAAACAGATGTGACAGAAACCACCAGCACTGAAAATTTTGCGGCCCGAGCATTGCCAGCTCCGAGTTCATTTGATACCCTCACACTGTTGGAAAATCAATAGTAAGTTCATACACTTTTCTTTGTGTGTTACTCGAAAAGGAAAtaggaaaggaaaaaatggaATCATACAACTGGATTTCGAATGGTCTTGTTAAGATTCCAAATTTTACACCATCTTGTAAAGAGAAAAATTGGGATATAAATGATTCTCCATGTTGAAAATCTTCTTGATTGACTAGTAAAtgattttatctaaaaaattaagACCAAAGCATGCAGGGAACACATCACCTTATCGCAGCATTGAACCCAAGTGCAATCATGGCATCCCATCCGTTTATGTTCATGCtgcaaaataatgaaaatgagGTTTAGGAAACCAAGTTTTCATCATGCATGAAGTTTTGAGCATGTAAACGCAATAGGGAGGGGTGATGAAGAAGTACCATACCAAATAGAGATGGCGTCAACTGGTACCAGAGGGTTCGCCAAACGGCCTGTTATCACCACCAGTATCATCAAGTACCAAAACTCCAAGCTGCATTCAATTTACAGTCCAGGTTCAACATCTCCtaacatatatgtataaattggCTCATCAGGCAAAAAAGGTTTGAGAGAAACATACCACAACATTACAGCAGAAGCCAAGGAAAGCTTCACAAAGCCCCACAAGTCTGCAAATGCTAGCCATGAGAATCCAGCCCAAGCACCATCGGACTTGGTGACGAAAATGTAGATCAATTGAGCAATAACAATAATCCACCATGATGTGTTAAGAGTGATTGCTGCTCCAGTTAAGCCCCACCCAAGCTTCAATATCAGCAACCAACTAAAAAATGTATGTATCACCAATACCACTGCAGATATCCATGCCATGACTAAGACTTTCCTCTGTGCTTGTAGAAACTTTTGGATTGGGAAATTCATCGCATAAGCGAACAATTGTGGAAGCATCCACAAAGCAAATTTGCCTGCAGCAGAAACCCCAATTCACATGATCATTCATTCTTGTTGTTTTTAAAGTCTGCAAAACCCATTTACCTACAAATAAAAATTCACTAATTTCTGGCATTGGTCAAATATTATCAAGCAAAATGCATGAAATGTTTAGAACATTTCTCTGTTATTGAAAAATTAAGGAGTAGAGATAAATCATTGCTCGTTAAAGCAAGTATATTAACATCATGTCCATGACTCCATACTCCATTAATGACAGCAATTCTAGTTTTCTGCCATTAATGCAAGCAGTTCAAATGATTCAGAGAAGAGCTAAAGAACCGAACAATACTAACCAGCAGCCTCAGATATCTCAGTGGTCTCCCCAATGACTTCAAGGATGGGAGGAGACCAAACGTAGATGGGAACCAAAACGCAAGCTGTTGTCAGCAAAATGACCCACGATCTCTGCATGTAAATCCCCAACATCCTTATATGCCCAGCACCGTATGCTTGTCCACACAGCGTCTCCAATGCACTTCCCATTCCCAACTGATTTCAACCATAAAATTTCATCATCATCAGATTTTCATATGTCATTTTCCAAGCTTTGTGTATTGAGaaatagatttataattttctaatttaattctttgtccATGGTTTAATTCATAGAAAAATAACAAATGCTTAATATTTACATAGGATCTGCGTTATAAGGAAAAAGTCTACAAAGACAATGTTAAACATATTGTAAGGTAAGTTTATTAAATGAGGTAAATTTGAAAAAGGCGTGCAagcacttaaaaaaaatgatatccaacataaaagataaaatcttcaaataagttttgttatatacagttatttttatatattttttgtatatttaactgatataattgatcaaaataattagttaattaaaaaaaattatacaactaatcatattaatagaatgtttaaagagtacataaaaataactacatataaaattcttatattttttaactgctTGCATGGAAATTATAGACATTGAgtttatacaaataatttttttaattaaaaataatactaaatacaaGTCTACAAAAAGTGAGCAGTGCTTTCCTTTTTCAACATCTCTGAAGTGGGCAACCGTGATATCTATCAGGTTATGTGACACTGTGGCTACTGAACAACCTTTATGAAACAAACACCTATGAGAGTTTTGTTACACTTTTAAACGCtttgactttttgttttttaactgGCTTTAAGACACAGATTTTACAAGGCTTTTGTGCTTTAGTTGGTTTTAGGCATTCTGTAAAGATGAACTAATACTCTTTCCTGCACATAATCTTGTAGTTGGACTCCAACAGTAAATGCTAATgtgcaaaaaaaaatacacacaaaaaTGGAATGTGggcatcttttttcttttataccaATATTTTGGAGCATGGATGTTTAAGAAGTCATACCCTTTTCTCTTAAAAAGCTATAAAGTTTAAGTTTTTAGAACTATTTTTACAAACCAACTTCTGCAATGCTAAGAAATGCATATTCAACCATGCAACAACCATGCAACAACCATGCaaacaaactcaaacaagaAAAACAGAGTTTTGATGGAGAAAGTTTCAAACATGAGTAAAAACAGTAGCGTACCATGACACCGAAGGCCAGCCCGGCGATGACAGAGTTTTCGACAGACACGGCGGCGAGCTCGATTTCTCCGACGAGACCGGCGAATGTCTGAGTGAGAGCACCGAGTGAGTACTGACAAAGGGAGGTGAAGATGGCCGGACCGGCGAGCTTCCATAGCTTCTTTGACTCGCTCCCGAACGCCTTAATACGGCTTTCTTTCTTATCCTCCTCATAGTTGCTATGATTATTTGTCAGAAGTGGAGTGTCTGCGGCGCCCATGGTTACTCTGCTTCTGTTCAAACACAACCACTTCTTCTTCACCACCAACACTGCTGCCTAAACGGTTGATGCTGCTGATCAGTCTATCTCCATCTTATATTTGTACAGATTTTTTAAGTGAGGATGAAAATTAGGAGAGGTTTGAAATTAGCTAAGGGTGATCTGTACTTCCACATCAAACTGGAATTTCGAAGCAGCTTTGGTTAGGTTTGGATCAACTGCCATATGTGGTCGTGTTTGAAAGGTTGTTGCATGGTATCTGTTTTGGCTCCGCAAAAGAAATTGTGACGGTTCACTCGTCTGTGAACCTTCAatgggtaaaaataaaaaagccagTGTGTCAGGTGGAATTGTAGATCCCGCCTTCCCATCTCTACCTAAACAAAATTGGAGACCACCAGAAGTGTTAGCTAGGAGCCTAGGAATAGGGAAtcactaatttatttatttttattagaaatgTTAATTATAGTCACAAGTGTGttatacaatcattttaaaaaaaataaataaatataaaattcatatgaaaaaaattaattttttaataatagactccgctctttttcaaaatgactgcatGACTCTTCGCACTCcacgactatatatagtattactctatttttataattgtaataaaTTACACAATAATTAGGATAACTCTTTAATTAATGATGCATTAACATTAATGCATGATCAAAAACAAGTTGATTTGGGCACGTGCCATAACATTCAAGGTCAATGTGATAAATATAGTCACTTccaagatatataatatatgtttgaatttgaaaatgacaaatgctaatatgataaaattgatattattgaatttaagagcactttttcatctctctctctttgttttttaaagaaatCATCAAATGGATTTGGGAATTAAAAGATATTAATCAATTGAGAGGGGAAGTTGATAAGGACAATATTGGACACAATGAATCCAAAGATATTGGACACATGGATTTGGGAATCTAAAAGATATTAATCAATTGTGTTTGGTAAGTAAAATATACtacttcactattattcattactatttacaaactactAATCATTTtctcactattattcaatactttttcattattatttacatatcatttaatatcaCCCAGCATCTAAACGTAGCTTAAATCAGAGATTAAAATATCACCCATAGAGTATAGTTTGGATAGTTTTAACTATCAAAACTGATACATTACACCAAGTTATAAAAATTTGGCACTTGACATCctatattgagatttgaatgaaaaaaattatgccaCGTCACTTATTTTTGTATTCGGCTTAAACCCAACACATTCAATGAAAAATCACTAGATGTGTCTTGTTAAAATGTTAGCtgataaaatatatcaatatattcatctcaattgaTTTCATCTTTTCTGTACTAAATACGACATGATATCACGTAATCTCTTTTTAAGCCaaactctttatttttctttcattcttaagaTACTATGGATAAAGTATAAAactaactaactatatatatatatatatagttagaaAGTGCAACTTTTGATGACCATTGAAACCCAACTTTTGAGGGGAATGGCTGTTCTCAACTGAATGTCGTAAACGCCCACAATGTTATACCTATCTATCCGACCCCAAAGCCATGCATCTAGATCCTGAATAAACGTACATGGACCCAAATCTCACttagcaccttttttttttttttttaatttttttagagaatataatctataaaaaatttcataaaaatatattcacaaTTTTGACTTTATTTAATgtaatatgttatattataaaattacttcatttacaaaaaataatttcataaatatatatttacaaactGATATAGGAAGGTAATACGTCACATTATTACAAATGAGGTAATATGCAGCACttccctttctttttaacaCAATGATTATTTGTACTCAGAAAATTTGCTGATTTGAATAAAATCCGCAAGTACAAAGAATTGGACCACAACTTGGATGGCTACTTtccacacacacaaatatatatatttacatatgctATCTAACATTCTCtgcttttattattttctttttgatttctTGGAAGAAAGTTGGATGAAAGTTACCTTCATTCAGGACAGTAATTGcacaaacataaatatataatcatCTTGAACCTAAAATCTGTCGGAAACCACCTTTCTGCCTTTCTGGTCAaatcgcatatatatataaatatatatcaattttgaaCTTATTTTAAGAGTAATATCAGATACAGTTTTGAGTTGTGCAAGCGCTAtgcattcatttaaaaaaaaagaactctaaccattaaaaattttattttttcacggGGAtccatatttacttatttattcaaAAAGAATGTGTAGCGCTTctttataactgtaaatatcatttattttattttaaactaagtTACAAAGCAAACCCTTCATAAAATAAATGCTATGAATTCATAATATATTTCTTCTACACACGCTGTCTTATTTTATTGTGCAATGACACATTTTCAGTTTGTTTTTTGGGCATACATTGTGTCAGATATAGGTAAAATATTctacttttccttcttttcttttctttttataaaaaatgtgcTTCTATGTTGGCCACAGTCTCAATATATTATGTCCACCACCTAATTGTTTTGAGCCATTCAGAAAAAGTAAAgagaaaatcaacaaatagTCAACCTTATCTTAAAGAATTTTGATGATGCTTGTCAACAAACTTCCCTCAGTGCCAAAGCTTCATGGGAGTTGCGTCttttaaaacttcttttaagGTAATTTAAATTCGGACATGAATGCGAGAGTTTTAAAtggaagataaaaattaaataaaatattattttaagatttaaaaaaactaaattatttattatattttatataaaaatttaaaataattaaaataataaaatgagatgaaacgcTTTTAAATCTATACAAGGCCTTAAATGAGAAATTGATACTTAATTTACACATGATTTATTACTCATTTAATATTATctgatatatttataaagataaattaaataatgtaaaatttACTTCAGTGTCTAGCTCAAATTTACCTCAGAAATGTTTTTGCTGTACAAACATCCAGAATTGGTGGGGTCCATGGGGGCAACCAGATTTGGTGACAACAAACTTTCTTAATGTTCTTggtacaaaaattttatttatagtcacttttacgtacttttttttatacatttaattgatataattaattatatattaaaaaaatttatacaatcaatcacattaataaaatatacaaaaaatacacgAAAATAATTGTAGGTAAATATTGTTAccatgtgattattttatatttttggttaTTTTCTGTAAAAGGTTATTGAGAAGATTAGGAGGGTGAAAAATTAGGAGGGTGAAAATCTAAGTTCTAAGTTTTAAGTTTTAAGCCATGATTTGACAGCAAATGCTCTCTTTAATCATTCAACGGTGGTTTGGATACTCAGATCATCCCAACTCATCATTATTCAGTGATTGATGTAAATGCAACACTATGTTCTCGTTTTATGCTGAATGTTGATGAAAGAAGGCCACCCATGGTCACTAGTACCCAACTTCTTAAatgtcttttaaaaaaatgtcatacATATCAGAATAATTTATGCTATCTTCGCGAACAGACTATATTTTTTGTATGAACAGGCCACAGCTTGTTTGTCCGAAAATAGTTGTACTAAAGCACCTATGATGCagaaaagaaatgcaaaagCTTCCTTCTTACCACAATGATTTCTGCCAATACAGATTGAAAGTCATAACAGAACACTTCCACTTTCATAGCACCACAA
Encoded here:
- the LOC122299367 gene encoding protein DETOXIFICATION 33, translating into MGAADTPLLTNNHSNYEEDKKESRIKAFGSESKKLWKLAGPAIFTSLCQYSLGALTQTFAGLVGEIELAAVSVENSVIAGLAFGVMLGMGSALETLCGQAYGAGHIRMLGIYMQRSWVILLTTACVLVPIYVWSPPILEVIGETTEISEAAGKFALWMLPQLFAYAMNFPIQKFLQAQRKVLVMAWISAVVLVIHTFFSWLLILKLGWGLTGAAITLNTSWWIIVIAQLIYIFVTKSDGAWAGFSWLAFADLWGFVKLSLASAVMLCLEFWYLMILVVITGRLANPLVPVDAISICMNINGWDAMIALGFNAAISVRVSNELGAGNARAAKFSVLVVSVTSVSIGVICMAVVYATRDYFPYLFTTSEAVGEETTHLAILLGITVLLNSLQPVLSGVAVGAGWQAIVAYINIGCYYIVGLPAGIVLGFTFGFGAEGIWSGMIGGIVLQTIILVVITSITNWTKEAEEAESRVKRWGGGSAGEH